AGCGCGGGCTGGGACGCCGGCTACCTCGCCGACCTGGCCGCCTTCCGGCGCGACGCGCTCGACCTGCTGCACCGGATGGGCCTGGCCGCCCCCGCCGGGCGCACCTGGCTGCTGCGCGCCCCCGCGGCCCGCTACGCCCCCCGCGCCGAGCCCGAGCCCCCGGCGGGCGGCGGCCGGCACTCCCGGCCGAACGTCCCGGCCCAGGGGCGGGTGCTCAGTAGGTGACCGGGCGGACCCGCTCGGCGACCGGACGGAGCTCCTGCACCGTCTCGTCGTAGCTGACCCGTTGGCCCTGGTGCAGGTAGCGGTGCTCGTCGGTGTCGGCGAGCACCGAGTCGTAGTAGACGATCAGCTCGGGGCCGCCGCCGTCCGGGGCGATGTAGCCGTAGCCGTTGTTGAACCACTTGACGGTGCCGGTCTCCATGACGGGACTCCCTTCGGGCCGGTCACCCTCAGTATCGGCCCGGGGCCCGGCGCCCACCACCCGTCCGGCCCAGCACCCGTCCGGCCCACCACCCGTCCGGCCCAGCACCCGTCCGGCCCGGCGTCCGTCCGGTTCGGGGCCCGTCCGGTTCGGCGTCCGTCCGGCTCAGCGTCCGGCGGTGGCCGCCGCCCGGGCCGACTCGTCCTGGTGCCGGACGGTCTCCACGGTGGCGCCGACGCCGAACGAGCCGAGCGCGACGGAGGCCGCGACGGCCGCGCAGGCGAGCAGGCGGCGGTGGCGGAGGGGCAGCGGGAAGCGCGGATCCCGGGCCGGCGGGAAGGCCGGCGGGGCAGTGCGGGCGTTCATGCCGCAGAGCCTGCCAGCGGGGTGTTACGCGGTCACGAAACGCGGGTGAAGTCTGGAAGGGATCTCGGCGTCGGAACCCCCGCTCCCGCGTCCGCGCAGGTCGAACGGCCGATCGACGACGCGCGCAGCAGCCCGGGCAGCGCCGCCGCCAGCACCTGCTGGGCCGCTCCGTAGAAGAAGATCGGCAGCAGCACGGCCGGGTGCCCGCCGAACTGGGTGCCCGCCAGCGCCGCCGCCGCGCTGGTGTTGTTCAGCCCCGAGGCCAGGGTCAGCGTGGTGCGGGCCGCCGCCCCGGTGCGGGAGCGGCGCACCGCCAGCCAGGCCGCCAGGAACGGCCCCGCGCACACCAGCACGCCGCACGCCGCCGCGGCCGCCACCAGCCGCGGTTCGGGACGCAGCGCGATCTGCCGGGCCACCCCGGCCGCGTTCAGGTACGTCAGCGCCAGCGCGTTCAGCAGCCCCGCCAGCCGGAGCCGGGGCAGCAGCGCCGCCCGCAGCCGCCCGCGCAGCACCCCGCGGGTGGCCCGGCGGGCCAGCAGCCCGGCCGCGCACGGCAGCACCACCCACAGCACCATGAAGCGGCAGGTGCCGTCCGAGCGGGCCAGGGCGTCCAGGACGCGGCGCGGGCCGCCGCTCTCCGGCCCCTCGGCCAGCGCCAGCCCGAGCGGGGTGGTGAGCGGGCTCAGCAGCGTGGTGCTCAGCACCAGGCCCAGGCCCAGCGGGGCATCGCCGCCCGCCCGGGCGCCCCAGGTCTGGGCGGCCCCCGCGACCGGCATGGCCGCCGTCAGCGCCAGCCCCACCACCAGCCAGCGGGCCTCCCGCCCGTCCGGCCAGCAGCCCGCGGCGGCCCGCTCGGCGCCCAGCAGCACCAGGGCGCGCAGCAGCAGCGCCACCCCCAGCCCCGCCAGCAGCAGCCCCGGCCGCAGCAGGGCCCGGCCGACGTCCGCCGCCCTGGTCTCGAAGCCGCCGATGAACATTGCCGCGACCAGCATCAGCATCGGCACCGTCACCCCGTCCGGCAGCCCCGTCCGGCAGTGCCGGATCGCCCCGGCGGCCCCCGGCAGCAGCCCGCCCAGCAGGCAGGCGGCGACCGTCGCGGCGGCGAGACGGCGGCGCAGCGCGCGGTCGAGGCGGACGCAGAGCGGGCGGGGGGAGTGGCGCATCGGGCGGTGCTTCCGGCTTCCGGGACGGGCGGGGCAGGGAGGGGAGGGGAGGGGAGGGGAGGGGAGGGGGAGTCGGGGTTCGGAGAGGGGCCGGGCGGGCGCGGGCGGATGACGGCCGTCCGCGCCCGCCGTTCGGCGTGGGCCCGACGCGGACCAGCGTGCCACCGCCGCCGGGCGGTCGTGACCATTACGAACTCTTGGTAAAGGCCCGGGAGTTGGCTCCTCGGTCAACTGCCGCACGGGGTACCGGGCCGCGCCGGGGGCGGTCCGGCGGCGGCGGGTTCACTCCTGCGGGCGAGACCGCTCGGGGTATTCCTCGCCGACGCTCACGCCGACCGCGTCCCGCAGCCCGTGCGCGGGGTGCAGGCGCGAGGGCCCGGCCGCCGGGTCGGTGCGCAGCTCGCGCACCAGTGCCAGGCACAGCCCCAGCATGACCAGCACGAACGGCAGCGCCACCAGGATGGTGGCGTTCTGCAGCGCCCTCAGCCCGCCCGCCAGCAGCAGCGCGGCGGCCACGCCCGCCATCAGCACGCCCCACACCACCACCAGCCAGGTGCGCGGGTGCAGGGCGCCGCCGGAGGACAGCGAACCGAGCACCAGGGACGCCGAGTCGGCGGAGGTGATGAAGTACAGCATCACCAGCAGCACCGCGATCACGCTGGTCACCGCGCCCAGCGGCAGCGCCTTCAGCATCTCGAACAGCCCGGCGTCCGCGCCGCGCGGGATGGTCGCCACCAGGTCGGCCGCGCCGGTCGCCTGCAGCCGGATCGCCGAGCTGCCCATCACCACGAACCACACCGCGGTCGCCCCGCTGGGCACCAGCAGCACGCCCACCAGGAACTGGCGCACCGTCCGGCCCCGGGAGATCCGGGCGATGAAGGTGCCGACGAACGGCGCCCAGGACAGCCACCACGCCCAGTAGAAGATCGTCCAGGTGCCCAGCCAGTCCTCGTCCGTGAACGCCCCGGTCTGGGTGGCCAGCACCGCCAGGTCGGACAGGTAGCCGCCGACCGTCGAGGGCAGCGCGTCCAGCACGAAGACGGTCGGACCGGCCACGAACACGAACAGCATCAGCAGGCTGGCCAGCACCACGCTGGTGGTCGACAGCCACTTCACGCCCCGGTGCACGCCCGACATCGCCGACAGCACGAACGCGCTGCCCAGCGCCGCGATCACCACCAGCTCCACGCCCTCGGTGGCCCGGACGTCGGTGACGTAGCCCAGGCCGCCCGCCACCTGGATCGCGCCCAGGCCCAGGCTGGTCGCCGAGCCGAACACGGTGGCGAACACCGACAGCAGGTCGATCAGCCGGCCCTGCCAGCCGTTCGCGCCGCGCTCGCCGATCAGCGGCACGAACGCCGCCGACATCCGGTTGCCCCGGCCCTTGCGGAAGGTGGTGTACGCCAGCGCCAGGCCGCCCACCGCGTAGATCGCCCACGGGTGCAGCGTCCAGTGGAACAGCGAGAACTCCAGCGCCCGCTGCGCCGCCGCCGGGGTCTGCGGCTCGATGCCGGAACCCGGCTGCGGCTGCGCGTACAACTGGAGCGGCTCGCCGACGCCGTAGAACAGCAGGCCGATGCCCATGCCGGCGGAGAACATCATCGCGATCCAGGCCAGCGTGGAGAACTCCGGCTCCTCGCCGTCCCGGCCCAGCGGGATGCGGCCGAAGCGGCTGACCGCCAGCACCACCGCGAGCACCAGGAACACGTCCGCGGCGACCACGAACAGCCAGCCGGAGTTGTGCAGCACCCAGGCCAGCGCCGAGTTCGAGGTCCGGTCGAGCGAGTCCTCCGCGAACACCCCCCAGGCCACCACCCCCAGGACGGCGACCGCGCCGATCCAGAACACCACCCGGTCCAGCGGGAAGGCATTCGCGTCCGGCGCGGTGGGCTGACGGTCCGTCGGGGGCTCGGCAGAAGTGGACATAGCAGGCACTATGTCCACAATCCGGGCCGGGTGGCGGCTCGGCACGCCGGGGCCGGGCGGTGCGGGGAGCGGTGGCGAGGGGTGCTCAGGCGGGCAGCGGTGGTGGCGGTTCGTAGGGCGTCAGCACCAGCCGGACCATCTCCTCCAGCCGGGTGCGGGCGTCGTCCAGCGTCGTCCGGCCCGTCACCCAGGCCGTCAACTCGCCCTGCCAGGCGTGCCCCACCATGTGCCGCACCAAGTCCCCGGAGGCCGGCGGGACCTCCGGGATCACCGCGCCCAGTGCCGCCCGGTCGGCCCGGGCCAGGCCCTGGAGCGCCTCGCTGGCGAACGGGTCCGTCGAGGTCGCCACCGCCACCCGCAGCCGGGCCAGCTCCGGCTGCCGCTGGTACGCCCGCATCCCCCGCCGCACGAACCGCACCGCCCGCTCGGTCGGCGAGGCACTGCGCCCCGCCCCCACCTCGCCGACCAGGTCGGCGAGCAGCAGCCGGTGCCAGTCCGCTATCGCGGCGGCGAGCAGGTGGTCCTTCGACGAGAAGTACCGGTACGCGGTACCGAGGGCCACGCCAGAACGCTCCGACACCTGTTTCATCTGGAGCCGCTCCACGCCGATCTCGGTCACCAGGGCCAGGGCGGCGGACAGGAGGGAGCCGCGGCGTTCGAGCTGACGGGGGGACATCGCCTCCACCGGACGAGGTGACAGGTCAACCTTGGTCACCCGAACCATGATACGTGGCGGCCCCACGCCGCGGTATGACGCGACAGGTCACCGGTGGGTGACGACGGTGGGCGGGCGGGTCGGCCGGTGGGTGGGCCGGTGGGTGGGCCGGTGGGCAGGTGGGTTGGGTGGGCGGGCCGTCCGGGAGGTCGGGCCGTCCGGGAGGTCAGGCCGTCCGGGAGGTCCTCGGGCGCAGTTCGCGCAGCAGGGTCTCCTGCACGGCGGAGGCCACCAGCACCCCGTCCCGGTCGTAGAACTCGCCCATCGCCAGCCCCCGGCCGTCCGAGGCCGACGGGCTGCGCTGTGCGAACAGCAGCCACTCGTCCGCGCGGAACGGGCGGTGGAACCACATCGCGTGGTCCAGCGAGGCCAGCGCCACCCGCGGCTCCTCGACCCGGTGCACCCGGTGCGGCTGCAGGTGCAGCGCCGCGGTCGAGGCCAGCGTCAGGTCGGACAGGTACGTCAGCGCGCACACCTGCAGCAGCGGATCGTCCCCCGGCAGCGGGTGGTCCGTCCGCAGCCAGACGAACTGCTGCGGGACGCCCGGCAGTTCTGGCGGCAGGCCGGGTGCGTCCGCCGGGACGAAGCGCATCCGCAGCGCCCGGAAGACCGCCGCGTTCGCGAACTCCTCCGGGGCGTCCCGCTCCCAGGCCAGGTACGGGTCCGGCAACTCCTCCGGGCCCGGCACCGGCGGCATCGTGCGCTGCCGGTCGCCCGCCGCCTCCGGGTGCTTGAACGAGGCCGACATCGTGAAGATCACCTCGCCGCGCTGCACCGCCGACACCCGCCGGGTCGCGTACGAGCGGCCGTCCCGGGCCCGGTCCACCTGGTAGACGATCGGGCGGCGCGGGTCGCCGGGGCGCAGGAAGTACCCGTGCAGGCTGTGCACCCGGCGGGCCGC
The window above is part of the Kitasatospora sp. NA04385 genome. Proteins encoded here:
- a CDS encoding cold-shock protein, which translates into the protein METGTVKWFNNGYGYIAPDGGGPELIVYYDSVLADTDEHRYLHQGQRVSYDETVQELRPVAERVRPVTY
- a CDS encoding bile acid:sodium symporter, which gives rise to MRHSPRPLCVRLDRALRRRLAAATVAACLLGGLLPGAAGAIRHCRTGLPDGVTVPMLMLVAAMFIGGFETRAADVGRALLRPGLLLAGLGVALLLRALVLLGAERAAAGCWPDGREARWLVVGLALTAAMPVAGAAQTWGARAGGDAPLGLGLVLSTTLLSPLTTPLGLALAEGPESGGPRRVLDALARSDGTCRFMVLWVVLPCAAGLLARRATRGVLRGRLRAALLPRLRLAGLLNALALTYLNAAGVARQIALRPEPRLVAAAAACGVLVCAGPFLAAWLAVRRSRTGAAARTTLTLASGLNNTSAAAALAGTQFGGHPAVLLPIFFYGAAQQVLAAALPGLLRASSIGRSTCADAGAGVPTPRSLPDFTRVS
- a CDS encoding BCCT family transporter; this encodes MSTSAEPPTDRQPTAPDANAFPLDRVVFWIGAVAVLGVVAWGVFAEDSLDRTSNSALAWVLHNSGWLFVVAADVFLVLAVVLAVSRFGRIPLGRDGEEPEFSTLAWIAMMFSAGMGIGLLFYGVGEPLQLYAQPQPGSGIEPQTPAAAQRALEFSLFHWTLHPWAIYAVGGLALAYTTFRKGRGNRMSAAFVPLIGERGANGWQGRLIDLLSVFATVFGSATSLGLGAIQVAGGLGYVTDVRATEGVELVVIAALGSAFVLSAMSGVHRGVKWLSTTSVVLASLLMLFVFVAGPTVFVLDALPSTVGGYLSDLAVLATQTGAFTDEDWLGTWTIFYWAWWLSWAPFVGTFIARISRGRTVRQFLVGVLLVPSGATAVWFVVMGSSAIRLQATGAADLVATIPRGADAGLFEMLKALPLGAVTSVIAVLLVMLYFITSADSASLVLGSLSSGGALHPRTWLVVVWGVLMAGVAAALLLAGGLRALQNATILVALPFVLVMLGLCLALVRELRTDPAAGPSRLHPAHGLRDAVGVSVGEEYPERSRPQE
- a CDS encoding TetR/AcrR family transcriptional regulator; translated protein: MTKVDLSPRPVEAMSPRQLERRGSLLSAALALVTEIGVERLQMKQVSERSGVALGTAYRYFSSKDHLLAAAIADWHRLLLADLVGEVGAGRSASPTERAVRFVRRGMRAYQRQPELARLRVAVATSTDPFASEALQGLARADRAALGAVIPEVPPASGDLVRHMVGHAWQGELTAWVTGRTTLDDARTRLEEMVRLVLTPYEPPPPLPA
- a CDS encoding acyl-CoA thioesterase II, which produces MCRVIDLAAPTPDPAPGLRSFAELLGIEELEENLFRGRCHAGAPLRAFGGQVAAQALTSAGRTVEAARRVHSLHGYFLRPGDPRRPIVYQVDRARDGRSYATRRVSAVQRGEVIFTMSASFKHPEAAGDRQRTMPPVPGPEELPDPYLAWERDAPEEFANAAVFRALRMRFVPADAPGLPPELPGVPQQFVWLRTDHPLPGDDPLLQVCALTYLSDLTLASTAALHLQPHRVHRVEEPRVALASLDHAMWFHRPFRADEWLLFAQRSPSASDGRGLAMGEFYDRDGVLVASAVQETLLRELRPRTSRTA